The Gammaproteobacteria bacterium genome has a segment encoding these proteins:
- a CDS encoding serine/threonine protein kinase, with protein MPPTDYSGLSPETVLSAIEARGYRTSGRFLALNSYENRVYRVELEDAPSVVAKFYRPQRWSNEAILEEHGFSSELADAEIPVVAPMPDGHEATLSVHEGYRYALFPLQGGRWPDLENRRDLAWMGRFLGRIHAIGASRPFEHRRRIGIGDFGRESADYLLAGGFIPAHLEPAYRTLADDLLDSVGLCFERAGDVHEIRIHGDCHRGNILWTEAGPHFVDLDDCVNGPAIQDLWMLLAGEREEMEVQLGRLLEGYNDFAELNPRELHLIEALRTLRMMHYAAWLARRWTDPAFPQAFPWFNTDRYWENHVLELREQLSRTQEAPLNPVVSV; from the coding sequence ATGCCCCCTACCGACTACTCCGGCCTTTCGCCGGAGACCGTGCTGTCGGCCATCGAGGCGCGGGGATACCGGACCAGCGGCCGCTTCCTGGCGCTGAACTCCTACGAGAACCGCGTCTACCGTGTCGAGCTGGAGGATGCGCCGAGCGTTGTGGCCAAGTTCTATCGGCCGCAACGCTGGAGCAACGAGGCAATCCTGGAAGAACACGGTTTCTCGTCGGAACTGGCCGATGCGGAGATTCCCGTCGTGGCGCCGATGCCCGATGGGCATGAGGCCACCCTGTCCGTTCACGAGGGCTATCGATACGCCCTGTTTCCGTTACAGGGTGGCCGCTGGCCGGACCTTGAAAACAGGCGGGACCTGGCCTGGATGGGCCGGTTCCTCGGACGTATCCACGCGATCGGCGCGAGCCGGCCGTTCGAGCACCGGCGCCGGATAGGCATCGGGGACTTCGGCCGGGAGTCCGCCGACTACCTGCTGGCCGGGGGCTTCATCCCGGCGCACCTGGAACCGGCGTACCGCACGCTCGCGGACGACCTGCTGGACAGTGTGGGCCTGTGTTTCGAACGCGCCGGAGACGTCCATGAGATCCGGATCCATGGCGACTGCCATCGCGGCAATATCCTCTGGACCGAGGCGGGTCCGCACTTCGTCGACCTCGACGACTGCGTCAACGGCCCGGCGATCCAGGACCTGTGGATGCTGCTGGCCGGAGAACGCGAGGAGATGGAGGTTCAGTTGGGACGTCTGCTCGAGGGTTACAACGATTTCGCCGAGCTGAACCCGCGCGAACTGCACCTGATCGAGGCGTTGCGGACCCTGCGCATGATGCACTACGCTGCCTGGCTCGCGCGCCGCTGGACCGACCCGGCCTTCCCCCAGGCCTTTCCCTGGTTCAACACCGACCGCTACTGGGAAAACCACGTCCTGGAACTGCGTGAACAACTGTCCCGTACCCAGGAAGCACCGCTGAACCCGGTCGTTTCGGTATAG
- a CDS encoding SIMPL domain-containing protein (The SIMPL domain is named for its presence in mouse protein SIMPL (signalling molecule that associates with mouse pelle-like kinase). Bacterial member BP26, from Brucella, was shown to assemble into a channel-like structure, while YggE from E. coli has been associated with resistance to oxidative stress.) codes for MKQTTRLPDLILVAVGIALAGWFVGQGFMEGRTFDRYVTVKGVAERDVSADIGLWPIAFVATDDDLGQAQKAIVESKRKVLDFLQRYGIDAGQVEVRRLDVADRLADRYRNGPTESRYIVSQTLMVRTGDPGLILKASQHTGELVEAGVVLSRDAGPQDGPTYLFTGLNELKPEMIAEATAQARRAAEQFARDSDSRVGEIRRANQGVFVILPRDRMPGVSESGQFQKTVRVVSTIEYLLD; via the coding sequence ATGAAACAAACCACACGCCTCCCCGACCTGATTCTCGTTGCCGTCGGCATCGCCCTGGCCGGGTGGTTCGTCGGTCAGGGTTTTATGGAGGGCAGGACCTTCGACCGCTACGTCACGGTCAAGGGCGTGGCCGAGCGCGACGTGAGCGCTGACATCGGCCTCTGGCCGATCGCCTTCGTCGCCACCGACGACGACCTTGGGCAAGCTCAGAAGGCCATCGTCGAGAGCAAGCGCAAGGTGCTCGATTTTCTGCAGCGCTACGGTATCGATGCCGGGCAGGTCGAGGTCAGGCGACTCGATGTGGCCGACCGCCTTGCCGACCGTTATCGTAACGGCCCGACGGAAAGCCGATACATCGTCTCGCAGACCCTGATGGTCCGTACCGGCGATCCGGGCCTGATCCTCAAGGCCAGCCAGCATACCGGCGAACTGGTGGAGGCCGGCGTCGTCCTTTCGCGCGACGCGGGGCCCCAGGACGGACCGACCTATCTGTTTACGGGATTGAACGAACTGAAGCCGGAAATGATTGCCGAGGCGACTGCCCAGGCCCGGCGCGCGGCGGAGCAGTTCGCCAGGGACTCCGACAGCCGTGTCGGCGAAATCCGCCGCGCCAATCAGGGTGTATTCGTGATCCTGCCGAGGGACCGGATGCCGGGGGTTTCAGAGAGCGGACAGTTCCAAAAGACGGTGCGTGTGGTCTCGACCATCGAATATCTGCTGGATTGA
- a CDS encoding glycosyltransferase family 4 protein: MRIAMIGDFPRDPAHIAGGVESVMANLTEGLSRFEDIVLDIVTVDRWGLGARETDEGFGTVHYLAASTRPGRLKIRQDIDTMTAELVRLKPDLAHAHIAGKYSAAADASGIPWILTLHGIRFLEARLKKGLRDRTWGRWLVTREEMRSVGRASHVISISPFIGDSFGGRLRGKVYDIENPVSDTYFGLAGTDEDNTLLYAGRLTPRKGIDTLLRGFARLHDERPEVRLHLAGSFDKAVNDPYAERIHAIVEEEGLHEVVDFLGLLGEQRLLEEFARCSALVLSPILETAPMVIAQAMAAGKPVIATDVGGNRYMVADGASGFIVPDNDVEQLSDAMRKVMEDPQRRAEMGRHGKELAERRFRIRSVAERTRLAYYDALGRTPRD; the protein is encoded by the coding sequence ATGCGCATTGCAATGATCGGTGACTTCCCCCGCGACCCCGCCCACATCGCGGGTGGCGTCGAGTCCGTCATGGCCAATCTGACCGAGGGGCTCTCCCGCTTCGAGGACATCGTGCTCGACATCGTCACCGTCGACCGCTGGGGACTCGGCGCCCGCGAGACGGACGAGGGTTTCGGGACGGTTCACTACCTCGCGGCGTCGACCCGTCCCGGCCGTCTGAAGATCCGCCAGGACATCGACACCATGACTGCCGAACTGGTCCGACTGAAACCGGATCTCGCTCATGCCCACATCGCGGGCAAATATTCCGCCGCCGCTGACGCCAGCGGGATTCCGTGGATCCTGACGCTCCACGGCATCCGCTTCCTGGAGGCCCGCCTGAAAAAGGGCCTGCGGGACCGCACCTGGGGCAGGTGGCTGGTCACCCGGGAGGAAATGCGTTCGGTGGGTCGGGCGAGCCACGTGATCTCCATCAGCCCGTTCATCGGCGACAGCTTCGGCGGCCGCCTGCGGGGAAAGGTCTACGACATCGAGAATCCCGTTTCGGACACCTATTTCGGCCTGGCGGGGACCGACGAGGACAACACCCTGCTCTATGCCGGTCGCCTCACGCCCCGCAAGGGAATCGACACCCTGCTCCGGGGCTTCGCCCGGCTCCACGATGAGCGGCCCGAGGTCCGGCTGCACCTGGCGGGGAGTTTCGACAAGGCGGTCAACGATCCCTACGCGGAGCGGATCCACGCGATCGTCGAGGAGGAAGGTCTGCACGAAGTCGTCGACTTCCTCGGGCTGCTGGGCGAGCAACGGCTCCTGGAGGAATTCGCACGCTGTTCCGCGCTGGTCCTCTCCCCGATCCTGGAAACCGCGCCCATGGTGATCGCCCAGGCCATGGCCGCAGGCAAACCCGTGATCGCGACCGACGTCGGCGGAAACCGCTACATGGTCGCAGATGGCGCCAGCGGTTTTATCGTTCCGGACAACGACGTCGAGCAGCTCAGCGACGCCATGCGAAAGGTCATGGAAGACCCGCAACGCCGCGCCGAGATGGGCCGTCATGGAAAGGAGCTCGCGGAACGACGTTTCCGGAT